A DNA window from Ictalurus punctatus breed USDA103 chromosome 11, Coco_2.0, whole genome shotgun sequence contains the following coding sequences:
- the gpr27 gene encoding probable G-protein coupled receptor 27: MANTSDPGESNEPSLQDYATTASAVKLASLGLIAGVSVLGNMLVLLLVVKDRSLHKAPYYFLVDLCLGDIARSASCFPFTMASVAHGSMWAYGAMSCKAVAFLSALFCFHAAFMLFGVSVTRYMAIAHHRFYAKRVTPWTCAAVIGVSWILAAAMALPPVFDMNTYRFMHEEEQCMFEQRYARANDTLGFTLMLAVVVGATHAVYVKMLCFVYDHRKMKPAQVIPAVSHNWTFHGPGATGQAAANWIAGFGHGPTPPTLVGIRQVSHSANRRLLVLDEFKMEKRIGKMYYMITLAFLLLWAPYIVLCYAQVLVKESGMPRAYVNAAVWLTFAQAATNPLICFVFNKELRTRCRACFPCCLTSPTQTPMEPYCVI; encoded by the coding sequence atgGCCAACACGAGCGATCCCGGTGAAAGCAACGAGCCCTCGCTTCAGGACTATGCTACCACTGCTTCTGCTGTGAAACTGGCCTCTCTCGGTCTCATTGCAGGGGTCAGTGTGTTGGGAAACATGCTGGTCTTGCTGCTGGTGGTTAAAGATCGTTCTCTTCACAAAGCACCGTATTATTTTCTCGTTGATTTGTGCTTGGGTGACATAGCGCGCTCGGCATCGTGCTTCCCATTCACGATGGCGTCTGTGGCACATGGCTCGATGTGGGCTTATGGCGCTATGAGCTGCAAAGCTGTGGCTTTTCTGTCTGCTCTGTTCTGCTTCCATGCTGCCTTCATGTTGTTTGGTGTGAGTGTCACGCGCTATATGGCCATCGCACACCACCGCTTTTATGCCAAGCGTGTGACACCATGGACGTGTGCTGCCGTCATTGGTGTTTCATGGATTTTGGCAGCGGCCATGGCCCTGCCACCTGTTTTTGACATGAACACATATAGATTCATGCATGAGGAGGAGCAGTGCATGTTTGAGCAACGCTACGCGAGGGCCAACGACACGCTAGGATTCACTCTGATGTTGGCTGTGGTAGTGGGAGCCACACACGCAGTGTATGTCAAGATGCTCTGCTTCGTGTATGACCACCGCAAGATGAAGCCAGCCCAGGTAATCCCAGCTGTCAGCCACAACTGGACTTTTCATGGGCCTGGAGCCACAGGTCAAGCGGCTGCTAACTGGATCGCTGGATTTGGACATGGTCCGACACCACCCACTCTCGTGGGCATCAGGCAGGTATCACACAGTGCCAATAGAAGGCTGCTTGTCCTGGATGAGTTCAAGATGGAGAAGCGAATTGGGAAAATGTATTATATGATAACTCTGGCTTTCTTGTTACTCTGGGCACCGTACATTGTGTTGTGCTATGCGCAAGTATTGGTCAAGGAAAGTGGCATGCCGCGGGCATACGTGAATGCTGCGGTATGGCTGACTTTCGCTCAGGCAGCCACCAATCCCCTCATTTGCTTCGTTTTCAACAAGGAGCTCAGGACACGATGCCGAGCCTGCTTCCCTTGCTGCTTGACTAGTCCTACACAAACGCCCATGGAGCCATATTGTGTGATCTAA